A single region of the Salvelinus sp. IW2-2015 linkage group LG20, ASM291031v2, whole genome shotgun sequence genome encodes:
- the LOC111981416 gene encoding G-protein coupled receptor family C group 5 member D: protein MHCSLRIKGSKGPSEQGVYHQNRKPERKDNNMQTKQNKRMVFSFQIHKSIFLMLLLNVPLPSTCQTTLNASTLNQXIPPXAATSSNAIPBTTTNNPTVKSTINXGTXSFLQRNSSSNSTSQDAILGCGADLDPVYSYLCDRQAAWGIVVESLASLGFVVSSGLXXGLLFWTLWMCVSSRQRRGIGGSVASMALFLLSTAGVFALTFAFVIRLTTQTCPTRLFLFGVLFSLAFSCLLARCLALLGFSVARGWGEAGVALALFTLQVVIATEWLIIVLLRDGQPCQYSQGEFVMLLIYVLVLLATGLVLSLCCLCRSCLTYSYSGGSHRQSQVQATLLCLTLLVSAAIWVVWIALLTRGNMEMGRRPQWDDPVLSIALVANGWVLLLGHGLAQVVLLCRWEASSKEGPLEFGGWTSPNANLPGLGSPKEGRENRSFENDGRKQDPVFQSPYESGFSMTEIDPDKDYSIPRPQTTNISEPYDVYYGHSLSD from the exons ATGCACTGCAGCCTCCGGATAAAGG GTAGCAAAGGCCCATCTGAGCAGGGAGTATACCATCAAAACAGAaaaccagagaggaaggacaacaacatgcagacaaaacaaaacaaaaggatgGTCTTTTCATTCCAGATACACAAATCTATTTTTCTCATGCTACTACTCAATGTCCCACTTCCCAGCACATGTCAGACCACACTGAATGCCAGCACCCTCAACCAAAYCATCCCTCCCASTGCTGCCACTAGCTCTAATGCTATCCCMRATACCACCACTAACAATCCCACTGTAAAATCCACTATCAACCRAGGYACCAMTTCCTTCCTCCAGCGCAACTCTTCCTCAAACTCYACTTCCCAGGATGCAATMCTGGGRTGTGGGGCGGATCTSGACCCCGTGTACTCCTACCTGTGTGACCGTCAGGCGGCGTGGGGTATCGTGGTGGAGAGCCTGGCCTCACTGGGTTTTGTGGTCAGTTCAGGRCTGMTGGYGGGGCTGCTGTTCTGGACCCTGTGGATGTGTGTGTCGTCCCGCCAGCGCAGGGGCATCGGGGGGAGCGTAGCCTCCATGGCTCTGTTCCTGCTCAGCACGGCGGGGGTCTTTGCCCTGACCTTTGCCTTCGTCATCCGCCTCACCACCCAGACATGCCCCACGCGCCTCTTCCTGTTTGGGGTGCTGTTCTCCCTGGCTTTCTCCTGCCTGCTGGCTCGCTGCCTGGCCCTGCTGGGCTTCTCTGTGGCCCGGGGCTGGGGGGAGGCTGGGGTGGCCCTGGCCCTCTTCACCCTCCAGGTGGTAATCGCTACAGAGTGGCTGATCATCGTGCTGCTGCGGGACGGCCAGCCCTGCCAGTACTCCCAGGGGGAGTTTGTCATGTTGCTCATCTACGTCCTGGTTCTGCTGGCCACCGGCCTGGTCCTCTCCCTATGCTGCCTCTGCCGCTCCTGTCTCACCTACAGCTACAGCGGGGGCAGCCACCGACAGAGCCAGGTCCAGGCCACACTGCTCTGCCTCACCCTGCTGGTGTCTGCTGCCATCTGGGTGGTGTGGATCGCCCTGCTGACCCGGGGTAACATGGAGATGGGCCGGCGGCCGCAGTGGGACGACCCGGTGCTGAGTATAGCCCTAGTGGCCAACGGCTGGGTCCTGCTGCTGGGCCATGGACTAGCCCAAGTGGTTCTCCTCTGCAGGTGGGAGGCCAGCTCCAAGGAGGGCCCCCTAGAATTTGGCGGATGGACCAGTCCCAACGCCAACCTGCCAGGGCTGGGGAGCCcgaaagaagggagggagaacagaagcTTTGAGAACGACG GCAGAAAACAAGACCCCGTTTTCCAATCACCATATGAGTCTGGATTCTCAATGACA GAAATAGATCCTGACAAAGATTACTCCATCCCTCGTCCTCAGACCACCAACATCAGCGAGCCCTATGATGTATACTATGGACACAGCCTGTCTGATTAA
- the LOC112081317 gene encoding uncharacterized protein isoform X2 encodes MFGRGAGGVGRTFDARQKIGMTDVRQRLGGGGGTAFQVKDAREKLGQKDARFRIRGGGGAGGVQDARQMINSRKGGPNTFNVTPQSLQQIPAAQLQTHVQQIQIHTTNDIASANARQFTPNLQGMNIRARVTQQLGGAPKRMMDARDRLSLKRSIGAPPSQGMVAPMKITKTFQVSDQADSWLQSDSNHRSRICSNIIQA; translated from the exons ATGTTCGGCAGGGGTGCTGGAGGGGTCGGGAGGACCTTTGATGCCCGACAGAAAATTGGGATGACAGATGTCAGACAGAgacttggtggaggaggaggaactg CTTTTCAAGTGAAGGATGCCAGAGAGAAACTTGGCCAGAAAGATGCCCGCTTCCGAATCCGTGGCGGAGGAGGAGCAGGTGGGGTCCAGGATGCCCGACAGATGATCAACTCACGGAAAGGAGGACCGAATACATTTAATGTTACCCCACAGAGTTTACAGCAGATACCAGCAGCACAGCTACAGACACATGTGCAGCAGATACAGATACACACTACCAACGACATTGCCAGTGCAAATGCCAGGCAGTTTACCCCCAACCTACAAGGAATGAACATTAGAGCTAGGGTTACGCAACAGCTGGGGGGTGCACCTAAGAGGATGATGGATGCTCGTGATAGGCTGAGCCTCAAGAGGAGCATTGGAGCTCCACCAAGCCAAGGAATGGTAGCACCCATGAAGATCACCAAAACCTTCCAGGTAAGTGATCAGGCTGACAGTTGGCTCCAAAGTGATAGTAACCACAGGTCCAGGATCTGCTCTAATATTATCCAGGCTTAG
- the LOC112081317 gene encoding polymerase delta-interacting protein 3-like isoform X1, translated as MEDISLDEVIRRRGFNNKETIKRPMFGRGAGGVGRTFDARQKIGMTDVRQRLGGGGGTAFQVKDAREKLGQKDARFRIRGGGGAGGVQDARQMINSRKGGPNTFNVTPQSLQQIPAAQLQTHVQQIQIHTTNDIASANARQFTPNLQGMNIRARVTQQLGGAPKRMMDARDRLSLKRSIGAPPSQGMVAPMKITKTFQVSDQADSWLQSDSNHRSRICSNIIQA; from the exons ATGGAAGATATTTCTTTGGACGAAGTGATACGTCGACGCGGtttcaacaacaaagaaacaattaAAAG GCCTATGTTCGGCAGGGGTGCTGGAGGGGTCGGGAGGACCTTTGATGCCCGACAGAAAATTGGGATGACAGATGTCAGACAGAgacttggtggaggaggaggaactg CTTTTCAAGTGAAGGATGCCAGAGAGAAACTTGGCCAGAAAGATGCCCGCTTCCGAATCCGTGGCGGAGGAGGAGCAGGTGGGGTCCAGGATGCCCGACAGATGATCAACTCACGGAAAGGAGGACCGAATACATTTAATGTTACCCCACAGAGTTTACAGCAGATACCAGCAGCACAGCTACAGACACATGTGCAGCAGATACAGATACACACTACCAACGACATTGCCAGTGCAAATGCCAGGCAGTTTACCCCCAACCTACAAGGAATGAACATTAGAGCTAGGGTTACGCAACAGCTGGGGGGTGCACCTAAGAGGATGATGGATGCTCGTGATAGGCTGAGCCTCAAGAGGAGCATTGGAGCTCCACCAAGCCAAGGAATGGTAGCACCCATGAAGATCACCAAAACCTTCCAGGTAAGTGATCAGGCTGACAGTTGGCTCCAAAGTGATAGTAACCACAGGTCCAGGATCTGCTCTAATATTATCCAGGCTTAG